In a genomic window of Siphonobacter curvatus:
- a CDS encoding SusC/RagA family TonB-linked outer membrane protein — protein MSKQNFTFLRWRLLIVMCCLCWVATGYVSAIALPITGRVTSTKQEPVPGVSIIVKGTTQGTVTDAEGRYSLTVPDGQAVLVFSFIGYETLEQPVNGRSVLDVTLKESQQELNEVVVVGYGTQKKVNVTGAVATVNGDELIKRPITNPTAMLQGTMPGVQIVQGRGEPGNEGVSVRIRGTGTFSGAGSDPLVLIDGVQGNLSDLNPNNIENVSVLKDAASASIYGARAANGVILVTTKKGSDGKLNVQYSGNYGINKATKLFDLITNSAEYMELYNEARINSGLTSGLYSQQQIDEYRNATDRRLYPNTDWLGLLFRTAPTHMHDLTFSGGRGGTHYNASIGYVNQKGIMRGFDYEKYNARLNLSSEINSRIKFGANLALKSGKTESPVFGSEDMFLSAMSQAPTYAPQLADGSGHFTYKAYDFEYNNKNPMALLAGRINRDKLDYSANTQGWFEVNLAKGLTWYAKGAVNADFYKTKSFKPPLQLYNFRTNEFMATLDLGGGLEVNDEQNIYTNLFSYLDYAHTFGDSHDFKLQVGYSTERNTFQYLNGTRRNFPTDILQELDAGSPSIQYANGSQYQWAIRSFFGRLNYNFKERYLLEANMRYDGTSRLSSASRWGIFPSFSAGWRLSEEDFVKNMNLNWLTNAKVRGSWGQLGNQNIGNYPYQAILSFTGNYSFDDSNLSSGVAQTNLSNANIKWETTTIADVGLDLTLFKGLNVTADWYRKTTSDILRSSQVTGVVGLGAPTINNGTLQNTGMELAISYNHLVSNGALAGLNYTIGGNLEHYKNKLVKFGQREIDGYRIREEGREYNTYYMLEMVGIFQSTEEINAAPKQYNDATVPGDIRYRDANGDGKINDDDRVVMSGNYPGLNYAFNLSANWKGFDFSTLFQGVNNIRFFVDNWGTVPFVQGSPPTVDWRNRWTPENPSTTMPRIYWGWGAPDRIRRASSYFLQDASYLRLKNLTFGYTIPQTVLKKMGMNNLRVYFSGDNLLTFTKYPGLDPERGGSGSFVQYPQNKVFSFGLNIKL, from the coding sequence ATGAGCAAACAAAACTTTACTTTCCTCCGATGGCGATTGCTCATCGTGATGTGCTGCCTGTGTTGGGTAGCTACAGGTTACGTATCCGCTATCGCCTTGCCCATTACTGGCAGGGTTACCTCGACGAAACAGGAACCCGTACCCGGTGTCTCCATCATCGTTAAAGGAACCACCCAGGGAACCGTAACTGACGCCGAGGGACGGTATTCCCTTACGGTTCCCGATGGTCAGGCGGTACTCGTCTTTTCCTTTATTGGGTACGAAACGCTGGAACAACCCGTCAACGGTCGCAGTGTACTGGACGTGACTCTAAAAGAAAGTCAGCAGGAACTCAATGAAGTCGTAGTCGTGGGTTACGGTACGCAGAAAAAAGTGAACGTAACCGGAGCTGTAGCCACCGTCAACGGCGATGAGCTCATCAAACGACCCATCACTAACCCCACGGCCATGCTTCAGGGAACCATGCCGGGAGTCCAGATTGTACAGGGACGGGGAGAACCGGGTAACGAAGGTGTTTCGGTACGTATACGCGGAACCGGTACTTTTAGTGGGGCCGGATCCGATCCGCTGGTTTTGATTGACGGAGTGCAGGGTAATTTATCCGATCTCAACCCGAACAATATTGAAAATGTGTCCGTACTGAAAGATGCTGCTTCGGCTTCCATCTACGGGGCCCGGGCCGCTAACGGCGTCATTCTGGTGACGACAAAGAAAGGCAGCGACGGCAAGTTGAATGTGCAGTACAGCGGGAATTACGGGATCAATAAAGCCACCAAGTTGTTTGATCTGATCACGAATTCGGCGGAGTACATGGAGCTGTACAACGAAGCCCGGATCAATTCGGGTCTGACTTCAGGACTGTATTCGCAGCAACAAATTGATGAGTACCGGAATGCGACGGACCGTCGTCTGTACCCCAACACCGACTGGCTGGGCCTGCTGTTCCGGACGGCTCCCACCCACATGCACGATCTGACTTTCAGCGGCGGTCGGGGTGGTACGCATTACAATGCCTCCATCGGGTACGTAAATCAGAAGGGAATTATGCGGGGCTTCGACTACGAGAAGTACAACGCCCGACTCAACCTCAGTTCCGAAATCAATTCGCGAATCAAATTTGGGGCCAACCTTGCTCTCAAGTCTGGTAAAACGGAATCGCCCGTATTTGGCTCCGAGGATATGTTTTTATCGGCGATGTCGCAGGCTCCTACCTATGCTCCGCAGCTAGCGGATGGGAGTGGACATTTCACGTATAAAGCCTACGATTTCGAGTACAATAACAAAAATCCCATGGCCCTGCTGGCCGGACGCATCAATCGGGATAAGCTGGACTATTCGGCGAATACTCAGGGCTGGTTTGAAGTAAACCTGGCGAAGGGTCTGACCTGGTACGCCAAGGGTGCGGTGAATGCAGATTTCTACAAAACCAAATCGTTTAAACCTCCCTTGCAGCTTTACAATTTCCGTACGAATGAATTCATGGCGACCCTTGATTTAGGCGGCGGATTGGAAGTGAACGACGAGCAGAATATCTATACGAACCTGTTTTCGTACCTGGATTATGCCCATACCTTCGGGGATAGTCATGACTTCAAACTCCAGGTAGGGTACAGTACCGAACGCAATACCTTTCAGTACCTCAACGGAACCCGTCGGAATTTTCCCACCGATATTTTACAGGAGCTGGACGCCGGCAGTCCCTCCATTCAGTACGCCAACGGCTCGCAGTACCAATGGGCCATTCGCTCGTTCTTCGGTCGACTCAATTACAATTTTAAAGAGCGGTACTTGTTGGAAGCCAATATGCGGTACGATGGAACCTCGCGACTCAGCTCGGCTTCCCGTTGGGGGATCTTCCCGTCGTTTTCGGCGGGTTGGCGACTGTCGGAAGAAGATTTTGTGAAAAATATGAATCTCAACTGGCTCACCAACGCCAAGGTACGGGGATCTTGGGGGCAATTAGGTAACCAGAACATTGGGAACTATCCCTATCAGGCCATTCTGAGCTTTACCGGGAACTATTCCTTTGATGACTCCAACCTTTCTTCGGGCGTGGCTCAGACGAATCTATCCAATGCTAACATCAAATGGGAAACGACGACGATTGCCGACGTAGGCCTTGATCTGACGTTATTTAAAGGACTGAACGTAACGGCGGATTGGTACCGCAAAACTACTTCGGACATTCTGAGAAGTTCGCAGGTAACGGGTGTCGTAGGATTAGGGGCACCGACCATCAACAATGGAACCTTGCAAAATACGGGTATGGAACTGGCGATTTCGTACAACCACCTGGTTTCAAACGGAGCTTTGGCAGGCCTGAACTACACCATAGGCGGTAATCTCGAGCATTACAAAAACAAGCTCGTAAAATTTGGTCAGCGGGAAATTGATGGCTACCGGATTCGCGAAGAAGGCCGTGAGTACAATACCTACTACATGCTGGAAATGGTCGGAATCTTTCAGTCTACGGAAGAAATTAACGCCGCTCCGAAGCAGTATAACGATGCCACCGTACCCGGAGATATCCGCTACCGCGACGCTAACGGCGATGGCAAAATCAATGACGATGACCGCGTGGTGATGTCGGGCAATTATCCGGGCCTGAACTACGCCTTCAATCTGTCGGCCAACTGGAAGGGATTCGATTTTTCAACGCTGTTTCAGGGCGTAAATAATATTCGATTTTTCGTAGATAACTGGGGCACGGTTCCGTTCGTACAGGGTTCACCGCCGACGGTCGACTGGCGAAATCGCTGGACACCTGAGAACCCGTCGACAACCATGCCCCGCATTTATTGGGGTTGGGGTGCCCCCGACCGTATTCGCCGGGCTTCTTCCTACTTTCTGCAGGACGCGTCGTATCTCCGACTTAAGAATCTGACGTTCGGCTATACCATTCCTCAAACCGTACTGAAGAAAATGGGTATGAATAACCTGCGGGTGTATTTCTCGGGTGACAATCTACTCACGTTTACGAAGTATCCCGGACTTGATCCCGAACGCGGGGGCAGTGGCAGTTTCGTTCAGTATCCTCAAAATAAGGTTTTCTCCTTCGGGCTAAACATAAAATTATAA
- a CDS encoding RagB/SusD family nutrient uptake outer membrane protein: MKRQTLSLWVLLALSSCTQSLDLNPLDQISSATFWKTKGDFDKALTANYASLQADPWAVELPVWNCLTDDGFAQHNSGSAKEITSGSISPSTGGYVSGVYSESYKAIARANIFLSQLAGYGNSDITETDRKRYEAEVRFLRAFYYFQLYHLYGDVPLVLEPLTLETQNQPKVPAADILKQILADLDYAIANLSTSPYPQNGGHAAVSSAQAFKARVLIFAAYGDTGTPDPTLLTQVRELSTQVKTLYTLSPKFEDLFRDAGQKNNPEIIFSINFLAPNNTRPWDMYYGDWLVASPLQNFVDAFECTDGLPYGVSPLTDKKEPFKNRDSRLAKTVFIDHPDFGGGRVHIPSNSRPTGYGVMKFLAPENIPYGFSTLSQQNAVVLRLAEVLLMYAEAQNELAGPDASVYEAINAVRQRSAMPALPTGLTKAQMRERIRHERRIELAFEGLRYYDLKRWHIAGQVLNNVKDSFVPYKFEDKFYKWPIPQAEIDKSGGVLKQNENY, from the coding sequence ATGAAACGGCAAACCCTATCCTTGTGGGTATTACTGGCTCTCAGTTCGTGTACTCAATCGCTGGATTTAAATCCTTTGGATCAGATTTCATCGGCTACCTTCTGGAAAACCAAGGGTGATTTTGATAAAGCCTTAACGGCCAATTATGCCTCTCTACAGGCCGATCCCTGGGCGGTGGAGTTACCCGTCTGGAACTGCCTGACCGACGATGGTTTTGCTCAGCATAATTCGGGCAGTGCCAAGGAAATTACCTCGGGCAGTATCAGCCCCTCTACGGGTGGTTACGTATCGGGGGTATACAGTGAAAGCTACAAAGCCATTGCCCGGGCCAATATTTTCCTGTCACAGTTGGCGGGCTACGGCAATTCGGATATTACCGAAACGGATCGCAAACGCTACGAAGCCGAAGTGCGGTTTTTGCGGGCTTTCTACTACTTTCAATTGTATCATTTGTATGGCGATGTTCCCTTAGTACTGGAGCCGCTGACTCTGGAAACCCAAAATCAGCCGAAAGTACCCGCTGCTGATATTCTCAAGCAAATACTGGCTGATCTGGATTATGCCATTGCCAATCTGAGTACGAGCCCGTACCCGCAAAACGGGGGGCACGCGGCGGTTTCGTCCGCTCAGGCATTCAAGGCCCGGGTGCTCATCTTTGCGGCCTATGGCGATACCGGTACGCCTGACCCCACCCTTTTGACGCAGGTACGGGAGTTGAGTACGCAAGTAAAAACGCTGTATACGCTCAGTCCAAAGTTTGAAGACCTTTTTCGGGATGCGGGTCAGAAGAACAATCCGGAGATCATTTTTTCGATCAACTTTCTGGCTCCCAACAATACCCGCCCCTGGGATATGTACTACGGAGATTGGCTGGTGGCCAGCCCTTTACAAAATTTCGTGGATGCTTTTGAGTGTACCGATGGACTTCCCTACGGCGTATCACCGTTGACGGATAAAAAAGAACCCTTCAAAAACCGGGATTCGCGGCTGGCGAAAACGGTCTTTATTGATCATCCGGATTTCGGGGGTGGTCGGGTACATATCCCCTCCAACAGTCGACCTACGGGATATGGGGTTATGAAATTCCTGGCTCCCGAAAATATTCCGTACGGCTTTTCGACGCTAAGTCAGCAGAATGCAGTCGTACTTCGGCTGGCGGAAGTGCTGCTCATGTACGCCGAAGCCCAGAACGAACTCGCCGGGCCGGATGCATCCGTGTATGAAGCAATCAATGCCGTCCGTCAGCGTTCGGCGATGCCAGCCCTGCCTACCGGTCTAACTAAAGCCCAGATGCGGGAACGAATCCGTCACGAGCGACGCATCGAGTTGGCTTTTGAGGGCTTACGATATTACGATCTCAAACGCTGGCACATCGCGGGTCAGGTCCTGAATAATGTCAAGGACAGCTTTGTACCCTACAAATTTGAAGACAAGTTTTACAAGTGGCCCATTCCCCAAGCCGAAATTGATAAAAGTGGTGGGGTGTTGAAGCAGAATGAAAATTACTAA
- a CDS encoding glycoside hydrolase family 95 protein: protein MKKSLFLVTLLYSLHTAFGQAQPTPLRLWYQQPARQWEETLPLGNGRLGMMTDGGVFKETLVLNDITLWSGGRQDANNYEAHQSLPKIRELLLAGKNDEAQTLVNQNFVAKGAGSGRGDGANVPFGCYQVLGNLHLQFSYPGVDTAKVVPENYQRSLSLNEAVARTQYTLKGVMYSREYFTSFGDDVGMIRLSANRPGQLYCRVQLDRPERFKTVVKNQSLEMTGQLNNGTDGKGMRYLAQIKPRIKGGKLTVSSNELIITAADEIILYFSAGTDFKDQAFEQITPRVLEAALKKPYASQKQTHVSHFQKLFNRASLSLGESKAELLPTDQRLLAFQKDPASDKALAALFFQFGRYLSISSTRVGLLPPNLQGLWANQIQTPWNGDYHLDVNVQMNHWPVEVANLSELNLPLAELVKGLVEPGQKTAKAYYNAKGWVAHVITNVWGFTEPGEEASWGVCNAGSGWLCNNLWEHYAFTLDQKYLQEIYPVLKGAAEFYQSSLIKDPVTGWLVTAPSVSPENSFYLPNGKTAAICMGPTINNQMTRELFSNVITASEQLGTDETFRKTLQQSLNELPPPGMVGKDGRLMEWLQSYKEVDLQHRHISHLYGLYPADCITPEQTPELATAAAKTLEVRGDDSPGWSKAYKLLFWARLQEGNRSLKLLQELLVPTTAVNINYGAGGGIYPNLLSAGPPFQIDGNFGGTAGIAEMLIQSHAGYIHILPALPEAWKDSGEVKGLKARGNFTVDFRWEKGRVSDYRITSPEPRTVTVLVNGEKKQVTSNR from the coding sequence ATGAAGAAAAGCCTATTCCTGGTTACCCTGTTGTATAGTCTGCATACCGCCTTCGGCCAAGCTCAACCCACGCCCTTACGCCTCTGGTATCAGCAACCCGCCCGGCAATGGGAGGAAACCCTGCCTCTGGGAAATGGTCGGTTAGGGATGATGACGGACGGCGGCGTATTTAAAGAAACCCTGGTACTCAATGATATTACACTCTGGTCGGGTGGTCGGCAGGATGCCAATAATTACGAGGCTCATCAAAGTCTGCCCAAGATTAGAGAGCTACTGTTAGCCGGAAAAAATGACGAAGCCCAGACGCTGGTCAATCAGAATTTCGTGGCCAAAGGGGCCGGATCGGGTAGGGGGGATGGAGCCAATGTACCCTTTGGCTGCTATCAGGTGCTGGGCAATCTGCACCTGCAATTTTCCTATCCGGGGGTTGATACCGCGAAGGTCGTTCCCGAAAACTATCAGCGAAGCTTATCTCTGAATGAAGCCGTGGCTCGCACCCAGTATACGCTCAAGGGTGTTATGTATAGCCGGGAGTATTTTACCAGTTTTGGTGATGATGTGGGAATGATCCGGCTTTCGGCCAATCGCCCCGGACAACTGTACTGTCGAGTACAACTAGACCGGCCGGAACGTTTCAAAACCGTAGTAAAAAATCAGTCACTCGAAATGACGGGTCAGCTTAACAATGGTACGGACGGAAAGGGAATGCGATACCTGGCTCAAATCAAGCCACGGATCAAAGGCGGTAAACTTACTGTATCCAGTAATGAGCTGATCATTACAGCCGCCGACGAAATCATTCTGTATTTTTCCGCCGGTACGGATTTCAAGGATCAGGCATTTGAACAAATAACTCCTCGCGTATTGGAAGCGGCTCTAAAAAAACCGTATGCTAGTCAAAAACAAACCCACGTTAGTCATTTTCAGAAGCTGTTTAACCGAGCTTCCCTGAGTTTAGGCGAATCCAAAGCTGAGCTTTTACCGACGGATCAACGGCTTTTGGCCTTCCAGAAAGACCCGGCTTCAGATAAGGCTCTGGCCGCTCTGTTCTTTCAATTCGGACGTTACCTCAGCATCAGCAGTACGCGGGTGGGGCTGTTGCCGCCCAACCTGCAAGGTTTATGGGCCAACCAGATTCAGACCCCCTGGAATGGCGATTATCACCTGGATGTCAACGTGCAAATGAATCACTGGCCGGTGGAAGTAGCTAATTTGTCGGAACTAAACCTGCCCCTGGCCGAGCTGGTTAAAGGGCTTGTGGAACCCGGACAAAAAACCGCCAAAGCTTATTACAATGCCAAAGGCTGGGTAGCTCACGTTATTACCAACGTTTGGGGATTTACCGAGCCGGGCGAGGAGGCTTCTTGGGGCGTTTGTAATGCGGGTTCAGGCTGGCTGTGCAACAATTTGTGGGAACATTACGCCTTTACGCTCGATCAAAAGTATCTGCAGGAAATCTATCCGGTACTGAAAGGAGCCGCAGAATTTTATCAGAGTTCCTTGATTAAAGATCCAGTGACGGGCTGGCTGGTTACGGCTCCTTCCGTATCACCGGAAAACTCTTTCTACCTGCCAAACGGTAAAACCGCCGCCATTTGCATGGGCCCGACTATTAACAACCAGATGACCCGGGAGCTGTTCTCGAATGTCATTACGGCCAGCGAGCAGTTAGGTACGGATGAAACCTTTCGAAAAACACTACAGCAAAGCTTGAACGAATTGCCGCCGCCCGGTATGGTAGGCAAGGACGGCCGATTGATGGAATGGTTACAGTCGTACAAGGAAGTGGATCTGCAACATCGGCACATTTCCCATTTGTACGGATTATATCCAGCCGACTGTATCACGCCGGAACAGACGCCTGAACTGGCTACAGCCGCTGCAAAAACCCTTGAGGTACGCGGGGATGATAGTCCAGGCTGGTCGAAAGCGTATAAGCTGCTGTTCTGGGCTCGGTTGCAGGAGGGCAATCGCTCTTTAAAGCTCCTGCAGGAACTACTCGTACCGACTACCGCGGTAAACATTAACTACGGAGCCGGGGGTGGCATTTATCCTAATCTGCTTTCGGCAGGCCCGCCGTTTCAGATCGACGGGAACTTTGGTGGTACAGCCGGGATCGCGGAAATGCTGATTCAAAGTCACGCGGGTTATATTCACATTTTACCAGCTCTGCCCGAAGCCTGGAAAGATTCCGGCGAAGTAAAAGGATTGAAGGCTCGGGGTAATTTTACCGTGGATTTCCGGTGGGAAAAGGGTCGCGTGAGTGATTACCGGATTACTTCTCCCGAACCTAGAACCGTTACGGTACTGGTGAATGGCGAGAAAAAGCAAGTAACCTCAAACCGCTAA
- a CDS encoding CBM35 domain-containing protein — translation MIRTFIARQSFALWGLGLILGSIPCFSQSVEVESGTLDGGAGIQNCESCSGQQMVGNLGTGSVIVPVQVTNAGTYRMTLSYATGDQRTINVTPNQQAFVPITCPASGGWSTVATIDLRVTLQAGNNLISFDNPYGYGPNVDKFELSPLPTPLVQIIPFGINSRIEYDLANGTYDVYFTNTKVVAEASARAHSNAVYRSNAGYTSRTYTSAPVTDRFGTGTRHVITLSGGSQLEMQQVFYTYPSRDEFYTEVLLNGPGSNCYQMSPLTSNAVDIQSNADHRALFVPFDNDKWVRYEAKEHRYANFTSSEVGTLYDNTSRKGLIVGSVEHEVWKTGINLAGEGRTQTSYVSVLAGWTNENVTRDKRGHGWVSVGQQSCRSPRILVNYANDWRQGLEVYGQANAIAEPRYVFNWTQATPMGWNSWGAIQSDLNLTKAKQVVDFFANEVPVFRNADQTLYVDLDSYWDNLTPGGMTGDFSQLTEFANYCKSKGLKPGIYWAPFVDWGKFNRTMEGSSYNYQDCWTKVNGQPLDLDGAYALDPTHPGTKARIAYLINKFKASGFEMIKIDFLAHASLEADSFYEPGVYTGMQAYKVGMEYLIDQLDGSMLVYAAISPNIATGRYVHMRRIACDAYKGISETAYTLNSTTYGWWQNQMYSFIDADHVVFANESEGENRARLASALVTGTLITGDDYASDGVWKTRSQELLQNSDLLQIINDGKAFRPVEGNTGWDPNALFVKSMGNSHYVAVFNYGAEAKSFTIDLARVGLNAQQANQMKDLFSGSNLPSNTTAGSITLNVPAADVRLIQLRESALPVTLVNVEAKKVNRTTRLNWKTTAEVNNREFIIERSLDAKAFKPIGTVAGAGSSTKSIAYQFTDTTPTLNQTNYYRLKQVDLDQTFAYSKTLAVRFADQDSLTLFPNPTHGPLTVKVPRTLVGELRLEITKNDGTPVLVKKYTSVADRSIQINVAPLNVGVYTLSLEDTEGNRRQARLIRN, via the coding sequence ATGATACGTACTTTTATCGCACGCCAGTCCTTTGCACTTTGGGGGCTCGGACTTATACTAGGTTCAATTCCTTGCTTTTCACAGAGCGTGGAAGTGGAGTCGGGTACCCTGGATGGTGGAGCGGGCATTCAGAATTGTGAATCCTGCTCGGGTCAGCAAATGGTCGGCAATCTGGGAACGGGATCGGTGATTGTACCCGTTCAGGTCACGAATGCCGGAACCTACCGGATGACGCTTTCCTACGCAACGGGCGACCAGCGTACCATCAATGTCACCCCGAATCAGCAAGCGTTTGTACCCATTACCTGCCCAGCCTCCGGCGGCTGGTCCACTGTAGCCACGATTGACCTCCGTGTTACCTTGCAGGCGGGTAACAACCTGATTAGTTTCGATAATCCCTACGGATACGGTCCTAACGTAGATAAGTTTGAACTTTCGCCGCTGCCGACGCCGCTCGTTCAAATCATTCCATTCGGTATAAATAGCCGGATTGAATACGATCTGGCAAATGGCACCTACGACGTTTATTTTACCAATACCAAAGTAGTGGCGGAGGCCTCGGCCCGGGCACATTCGAATGCGGTATATCGAAGTAATGCCGGATACACCAGCCGTACCTACACCTCAGCCCCCGTCACGGATCGATTCGGTACGGGAACTCGACACGTAATAACGTTGAGCGGTGGCAGTCAGCTGGAGATGCAGCAGGTATTTTATACGTATCCTAGCAGGGATGAATTTTATACGGAGGTCCTACTCAATGGTCCGGGTTCAAATTGCTACCAGATGAGTCCGCTGACTTCAAATGCCGTAGATATTCAGTCGAATGCGGATCACCGGGCCTTGTTTGTACCCTTTGACAATGACAAATGGGTGCGATACGAAGCCAAGGAACATCGCTACGCTAATTTTACTTCTTCGGAAGTTGGAACCCTGTACGATAATACGAGCCGAAAAGGTCTGATTGTGGGCTCGGTAGAACACGAAGTCTGGAAAACAGGAATCAATCTGGCCGGGGAGGGCCGAACGCAGACTTCTTACGTATCCGTACTCGCGGGCTGGACCAATGAAAATGTAACCCGCGACAAACGGGGACACGGTTGGGTAAGCGTAGGGCAGCAAAGTTGCCGATCACCCCGCATCCTGGTCAACTACGCCAACGATTGGCGGCAGGGCTTGGAAGTATACGGTCAGGCCAACGCCATTGCCGAGCCACGGTACGTGTTTAACTGGACGCAGGCGACACCCATGGGTTGGAACAGTTGGGGGGCGATTCAGTCGGATCTGAATTTGACGAAGGCTAAACAAGTGGTAGATTTTTTCGCGAATGAAGTGCCCGTCTTCCGAAATGCGGATCAAACGCTGTATGTAGACTTGGACTCGTACTGGGACAATCTGACGCCGGGGGGCATGACGGGCGACTTTAGCCAGCTAACCGAATTTGCGAATTATTGTAAGTCGAAAGGCTTGAAACCCGGCATCTACTGGGCTCCCTTTGTCGATTGGGGTAAGTTTAATCGAACCATGGAAGGGAGTTCGTACAATTATCAGGATTGCTGGACCAAAGTCAATGGTCAACCCCTGGATTTAGACGGAGCCTATGCCCTGGACCCGACCCATCCGGGGACCAAAGCTCGAATTGCCTATCTGATTAACAAGTTCAAGGCCAGTGGTTTTGAAATGATTAAAATCGATTTTCTGGCCCACGCTTCGCTGGAAGCCGACAGCTTTTACGAACCTGGCGTTTATACGGGAATGCAGGCGTATAAGGTTGGAATGGAGTATCTGATCGATCAATTGGATGGTTCCATGCTGGTTTACGCTGCAATTTCGCCGAACATAGCTACGGGTCGTTACGTCCACATGCGACGCATTGCCTGTGATGCCTACAAAGGCATCAGCGAAACGGCTTATACGCTAAACAGTACCACCTACGGTTGGTGGCAAAACCAAATGTATTCCTTCATTGACGCGGACCATGTAGTATTTGCCAACGAAAGCGAGGGAGAAAATCGGGCACGGCTGGCTTCAGCTTTAGTAACGGGCACGCTGATTACTGGCGATGATTACGCCAGCGATGGTGTCTGGAAAACCCGTTCGCAGGAGCTTTTGCAAAATTCGGACTTACTGCAGATAATTAATGACGGAAAAGCATTTCGTCCGGTAGAAGGTAATACGGGCTGGGATCCCAATGCTTTATTTGTTAAAAGTATGGGAAACAGTCATTATGTAGCCGTTTTCAATTACGGTGCCGAGGCAAAATCTTTTACCATTGATCTGGCCCGTGTCGGGTTGAATGCCCAGCAGGCGAATCAAATGAAAGATTTATTTAGTGGAAGTAATCTTCCCTCGAATACTACCGCGGGTAGTATAACACTAAATGTTCCAGCCGCAGATGTTCGATTGATTCAGTTACGGGAGTCTGCCTTACCCGTTACACTGGTGAATGTGGAGGCGAAGAAAGTAAACCGTACGACTCGGTTGAACTGGAAAACCACGGCCGAGGTGAACAATCGGGAATTTATTATCGAACGCAGTCTTGATGCGAAAGCATTCAAGCCCATTGGTACGGTAGCCGGAGCTGGTTCTTCGACCAAATCCATCGCCTATCAATTTACCGATACTACGCCGACCTTGAATCAAACCAATTATTACCGACTCAAGCAGGTGGATCTTGACCAAACCTTTGCCTACTCTAAAACCCTTGCCGTACGTTTTGCCGATCAGGATTCGCTGACGCTTTTTCCTAATCCAACGCATGGCCCGTTGACGGTTAAAGTACCCCGCACGTTGGTGGGTGAACTCAGACTGGAAATTACGAAAAATGATGGCACGCCCGTATTGGTGAAAAAATACACATCGGTTGCGGACAGAAGTATCCAGATAAATGTCGCACCACTTAATGTGGGAGTATATACGCTTTCACTCGAAGATACCGAGGGCAATCGCAGGCAAGCCCGATTGATCAGAAACTAA
- a CDS encoding DUF2141 domain-containing protein, whose protein sequence is MKHAHLWLKTLLVVGSTSFLATQAQTVQLTITNLKSTDGQILVAVFKDQQGFKVEKPVSRHRFPKSSLTNGTLKVSLDLPPGTYGLALVDDANKNGKMDKNMLGIPKEGVAFSNFYLSGMSKPTFNDFKFEVKGAPLSLDCKMRNF, encoded by the coding sequence ATGAAACATGCACATCTCTGGCTGAAAACGTTGTTGGTAGTAGGCTCCACCAGCTTCCTCGCCACTCAGGCCCAAACAGTACAGCTTACGATTACGAACCTGAAATCGACCGATGGGCAGATTCTAGTTGCGGTGTTTAAAGACCAGCAGGGCTTTAAAGTTGAAAAGCCGGTTTCGCGGCATCGCTTTCCCAAGTCCTCGCTAACGAACGGAACCTTAAAGGTATCGCTAGATTTACCGCCGGGCACCTACGGCCTAGCCTTAGTTGATGACGCCAATAAAAATGGTAAAATGGATAAAAACATGCTTGGGATACCCAAAGAAGGGGTAGCCTTTTCTAATTTCTATCTCTCGGGTATGAGCAAGCCTACGTTCAATGACTTCAAATTTGAAGTAAAAGGTGCTCCGTTAAGCCTTGACTGCAAAATGCGAAATTTCTGA
- a CDS encoding outer membrane beta-barrel protein yields the protein MKTRQIIYCTLFSLFFLNLSQKSTAQVAFTIHGTGVTSTLDDAKVKPGVGVAAKMYFSPRVALGVSAKYLGLAYDEHQSLGVNLRNKGSIVPLTGMFEYYLTDGFIRPYLGVEAGAYLRTVKVDFQGEQVAKQKDTRFGAAPKAGVALSFGGIGVFAEGSYHLLFGNKDGSTTIGSANNINWQNPNRLWAVNVGLTFGFPRTNQ from the coding sequence ATGAAAACCCGACAAATTATCTATTGCACCTTGTTCAGCTTGTTTTTTTTGAATCTGAGTCAGAAATCCACTGCTCAAGTAGCATTCACCATTCATGGTACTGGGGTTACTTCGACCCTCGATGATGCCAAGGTAAAACCCGGCGTAGGGGTAGCTGCGAAAATGTATTTTAGTCCCAGAGTAGCTCTAGGCGTCTCGGCTAAATACTTGGGATTGGCTTACGACGAACACCAGTCCCTGGGTGTTAACCTCAGAAACAAAGGATCCATTGTGCCCTTAACCGGTATGTTTGAATATTATCTGACGGATGGATTCATTCGTCCCTATCTAGGCGTGGAAGCCGGAGCCTATTTGAGAACGGTGAAGGTTGATTTTCAGGGAGAACAAGTGGCTAAACAGAAAGATACCCGTTTTGGAGCAGCCCCGAAGGCAGGCGTTGCTTTGTCTTTTGGCGGGATCGGCGTGTTTGCTGAAGGAAGTTATCATCTCTTGTTCGGCAACAAAGATGGCAGTACGACCATCGGTTCAGCCAACAATATCAACTGGCAAAACCCTAACCGACTCTGGGCGGTGAATGTGGGTTTGACCTTTGGTTTCCCAAGAACGAACCAATAA